In Dasypus novemcinctus isolate mDasNov1 chromosome 10, mDasNov1.1.hap2, whole genome shotgun sequence, one DNA window encodes the following:
- the LOC101421407 gene encoding olfactory receptor 52N2-like, which yields MHGANSSSLTPRFFILNGIPGLEAAHVWISLPFFFMYIIAVVGNCGLIYLISHEEALHRPMYYFLALLSLTDLGGCTSFVPNMLCIFWFSLKEIDFNACLVQMFFIHMLTAMESGVLMLMALDRYVAICFPLRYSTILTNTIITKAGLAALMRSVLLMIPFTFLVKRLPYCRGNLIHHTYCDHMSVAKLSCGNVKINAIYGLSVAMFVCVFDLFCIFMSYTMIIRAVVNISTADARHKAFSTCTSHICAIVITYVPAFFNFFTHRFGGRTIPHHIHIFIANIYLLLPPTLNPIVYGVKTKQIREGVIKLFFREKDILNKR from the coding sequence ATGCATGGGGCCAATAGCTCCAGTCTGACACCAAGATTCTTCATTCTCAATGGGATTCCTGGCCTGGAAGCTGCACATGTCTGGATCTCCCTGCCATTCTTCTTCATGTACATCATTGCTGTAGTAGGGAACTGTGGGCTTATCTACCTCATCAGTCATGAGGAAGCCCTGCATCGGCCCATGTATTACTTCCTAGCCCTGCTGTCCTTAACAGATCTTGGTGGGTGTACTTCATTTGTCCCAAATATGTTGTGTATCTTTTGGTTCAGTCTCAAGGAGATCGACTTTAATGCCTGCCTTGTGCAGATGTTTTTCATTCACATGCTGACAGCCATGGAGTCTGGCGTGCTCATGCTCATGGCTCTAGATCGCTATGTGGCCATTTGTTTCCCTTTACGTTATTCCACCATCCTCACCAACACCATAATTACCAAGGCTGGACTTGCCGCCCTCATGCGAAGTGTGTTACTTATGATCCCATTCACTTTCCTGGTAAAGCGTCTTCCCTACTGCAGGGGCAACCTCATCCATCATACTTATTGTGACCATATGTCTGTGGCCAAATTGTCCTGTGGCAATGTCAAGATTAATGCTATCTATGGTCTTTCAGTTGCCATGTTCGTTTGCgtatttgatttattttgtatcttcatgTCTTACACTATGATTATCCGAGCTGTAGTAAATATTTCCACTGCAGATGCTCGCCACAAAGCCTTCAGCACCTGTACCTCTCATATATGTGCTATTGTCATCACCTATGTCCCAGCCTTCTTCAACTTCTTCACTCATCGCTTTGGGGGTCGCACCATACCTCACCACATCCACATCTTTATTGCCAACATCTATCTGCTGCTGCCTCCCACCTTGAATCCAATTGTCTATGGAGTGAAGACCAAGCAGATCCGTGAAGGAGTGATCAAATTGTTTTTTAGAGAGAAAGATATTTTGAATAAGAGATAA